From a region of the uncultured Desulfatiglans sp. genome:
- the Glcv gene encoding Similar to ATP binding site of ABC tranporter Glcv: MAKEENRIAVAVTDLERRYGNFIAVNRVSFEVARGEIFGFLGPNGAGKSTTIRMLCGLLAPTGGSGTVAGFDILSESEKIKAHIGYMSQKFSLYDDLTVEENIDFYSGIYRIPREKKRDRKEWVIEMAGLKEHRRSRTSILSGGWKQRLALGCAVLHEPQVIFLDEPTSGVDPVSRRQFWNLIYELSGKAVTVFVTTHYMEEAEYCDRLGLIYRGELIALGSPETLKTEKMQEDVLEIQCPRPQEAMDLVADLPGVKEAALFGNRIHAVTESREKALEAIHTVLSEKGYLVEKVERIVPSMEDVFVSLIENRDRAEQPQQEVRR; encoded by the coding sequence ATGGCTAAGGAAGAAAACCGCATCGCGGTGGCCGTCACCGATCTCGAACGGAGATACGGGAACTTCATCGCGGTCAATCGAGTGAGCTTCGAGGTGGCCAGGGGCGAGATATTCGGGTTCCTCGGCCCCAACGGTGCAGGGAAATCGACCACGATTCGGATGCTGTGCGGTCTCCTCGCCCCCACGGGCGGATCGGGAACTGTGGCGGGCTTCGACATCCTTTCCGAGTCCGAAAAGATCAAGGCGCACATCGGCTACATGAGCCAGAAATTTTCTCTCTACGATGACCTGACCGTCGAGGAGAACATCGATTTCTACAGCGGCATCTACCGGATTCCGAGGGAAAAGAAAAGGGACCGTAAGGAATGGGTCATCGAAATGGCCGGACTTAAAGAGCACCGGCGCTCGCGCACATCCATCCTCTCGGGCGGTTGGAAGCAGCGTCTCGCGCTCGGCTGCGCGGTACTCCACGAACCGCAGGTCATATTCCTCGATGAACCCACCTCAGGGGTCGACCCCGTCAGCCGCCGGCAATTCTGGAACTTGATCTACGAACTCTCCGGCAAGGCGGTGACGGTTTTTGTCACAACCCATTACATGGAAGAAGCGGAATATTGCGACCGGCTCGGTTTGATCTACCGCGGCGAACTGATCGCCCTCGGATCGCCGGAGACCCTGAAGACAGAGAAAATGCAGGAGGATGTGCTGGAAATCCAGTGTCCGCGGCCGCAGGAGGCGATGGATCTGGTCGCCGATCTACCTGGGGTCAAAGAAGCGGCCCTGTTCGGAAACCGGATTCATGCGGTGACGGAATCGCGTGAGAAGGCCCTGGAAGCGATTCACACCGTCCTTTCCGAAAAAGGGTATCTGGTAGAGAAGGTCGAGCGTATCGTCCCTTCCATGGAAGACGTCTTTGTCTCCCTCATCGAGAACAGGGACCGGGCAGAACAACCCCAACAGGAGGTAAGGCGATGA
- a CDS encoding conserved membrane hypothetical protein (Evidence 4 : Unknown function but conserved in other organisms) translates to MIERIRHMLTKEFIQIFRDPRMKGVIFLMPVIQLLVFGYAVTTDVKDVATAVYDLDNSPASRELIARFAATDYFDIMERAENPAHVRDLIDRGRVRAVLQINRGFEGDLRAGRAAALQVIVDGTDSNTAGIVLDYSTKITGGFSQDLVLERFRRIKGAATKPAEVILLTRAWFNENLESRNFYIPGVIAIIVMLITLMLTSMAVVREKEIGTMEQIMVTPITPAEFIIGKTIPFALIGFADVILITVLGVFWFEVPIRGSLLMLFAATALYLMTTLGVGLLISTVSRTQQQAMMSTFFFYFPAVLLSGFMFPIANMPVPIQWLTYLNPLRYFLVIIRGVFLKGVGPSVLWPQMAALAVMGLAVLWLASRRFQKTLA, encoded by the coding sequence ATGATCGAACGTATCCGGCACATGTTGACCAAAGAATTCATCCAGATCTTTCGGGACCCGCGGATGAAAGGCGTCATCTTCCTGATGCCGGTGATCCAGTTGCTCGTCTTCGGGTATGCAGTCACGACGGACGTCAAAGATGTGGCCACCGCGGTCTACGATCTGGACAACAGCCCGGCCAGCCGTGAACTCATCGCACGGTTCGCAGCGACGGACTACTTCGACATCATGGAAAGGGCCGAAAATCCGGCGCACGTCCGCGACCTGATCGACCGGGGCCGCGTCCGCGCGGTCCTGCAAATCAACAGAGGCTTCGAGGGCGATCTGCGGGCCGGACGGGCTGCAGCACTACAAGTCATCGTGGATGGAACGGACTCCAACACAGCGGGAATCGTGCTCGATTACAGCACCAAGATCACCGGAGGGTTTTCGCAGGATCTTGTGCTCGAACGTTTCCGCCGCATCAAAGGCGCGGCAACCAAGCCTGCTGAAGTCATTCTCCTGACGAGGGCGTGGTTCAATGAAAACCTGGAAAGCCGTAATTTCTATATCCCCGGCGTCATCGCCATCATCGTCATGCTCATCACCCTGATGCTCACCAGCATGGCCGTTGTGCGGGAGAAGGAGATCGGTACCATGGAGCAGATCATGGTGACCCCCATCACCCCCGCCGAATTCATCATCGGCAAGACGATCCCTTTCGCCCTGATCGGATTCGCGGACGTCATCCTCATTACCGTTCTCGGGGTCTTCTGGTTCGAGGTGCCGATCCGGGGCAGCCTCTTGATGCTCTTTGCGGCAACAGCGCTCTATTTGATGACGACCCTCGGCGTGGGTCTCCTGATCTCCACTGTGAGCCGGACGCAGCAGCAGGCGATGATGAGCACCTTTTTCTTTTACTTCCCGGCCGTTCTGCTGTCCGGTTTCATGTTCCCCATCGCCAACATGCCGGTCCCGATCCAGTGGCTGACCTATCTCAATCCTTTGAGGTATTTCCTCGTCATCATCCGAGGCGTTTTCCTCAAAGGGGTGGGCCCGTCTGTCCTCTGGCCCCAGATGGCCGCCCTGGCAGTCATGGGATTGGCGGTTTTATGGCTGGCATCCAGAAGATTTCAAAAAACGTTGGCCTGA
- a CDS encoding 4Fe-4S binding domain protein has protein sequence MMKWQADAEAEVKKAPFFVRKRVRQRVEAQVSAEGRQVVTLDDVQAAKKRFLSRMSEEVQGFQVEACFGSQGCPNRIIEDSGLVRSIEKVFLEQDLRGFLERTVPGPLKLHHEFRVALADCPNACSQPQIKDIGLIGAAAPSRTDAPCNECGACQDVCREGAVAVDPVGHGPVFEWDRCVRCGQCIGACPTGTIGCGERGYRLLIGGKLGRHPRLAEELPGLYDADTILHLLKFCVRYYKEHSKGGERFAALVERAGPAFFDLLSAEARHCRKDA, from the coding sequence ATGATGAAGTGGCAGGCAGATGCCGAGGCAGAGGTGAAAAAGGCGCCGTTCTTTGTTCGGAAGCGGGTGCGCCAGCGCGTGGAGGCGCAGGTTTCGGCGGAAGGACGTCAGGTGGTGACGCTGGACGACGTGCAGGCGGCGAAGAAGCGCTTTCTGAGCCGCATGAGCGAAGAGGTGCAGGGTTTTCAGGTGGAGGCCTGCTTCGGATCACAAGGGTGCCCCAATCGGATCATCGAAGACAGCGGCCTGGTGCGGTCGATTGAAAAGGTATTCCTGGAGCAGGATCTGCGGGGTTTTCTGGAGCGGACGGTGCCCGGTCCTTTGAAGCTTCATCATGAGTTCCGCGTTGCCCTGGCGGACTGTCCGAATGCGTGCTCCCAGCCGCAAATCAAGGATATTGGACTGATCGGTGCGGCCGCGCCGTCGCGAACGGATGCCCCTTGCAATGAATGCGGCGCCTGCCAGGATGTGTGCCGGGAGGGGGCCGTGGCGGTCGACCCGGTCGGCCACGGCCCAGTGTTCGAGTGGGACCGATGCGTCCGGTGCGGACAGTGCATCGGAGCCTGCCCCACCGGCACCATAGGCTGCGGGGAGCGGGGGTATCGGCTGCTGATCGGGGGCAAGCTCGGGCGTCACCCGAGACTGGCGGAAGAACTCCCCGGCCTCTACGATGCGGATACAATCCTGCATCTGCTGAAATTTTGTGTTCGGTACTATAAAGAGCACAGCAAGGGTGGAGAAAGGTTCGCGGCCCTGGTGGAAAGGGCCGGGCCGGCATTTTTCGACCTCCTGTCGGCGGAAGCCCGTCATTGCCGGAAAGACGCCTGA
- the glcV gene encoding Similar to ATP binding site of ABC tranporter GlcV has translation MMAAIRTENLTKVFDHVPAVDRLTLSVGEGEIFGLVGPDGAGKTTTMRLLTGIMDPTAGDAWVSGRHTFREAEAVKEDIGYMSQRFGLYPDLTVMENIDFYADIYGVPRKGRAAKIDRLLSFSNLTPFKKRHAGNLSGGMKQKLGLACALIHTPRVLFLDEPTNGVDPVSRRDFWRILYQLLREKVTIFVSTAYLDEAERCNRLGLLDKGHLLALGTPDEVKRLMRGTILEVRAAVARHAAALLRRALGPDSVSLFGDKVHVVTSSPEAAARNVAAILRDGRCEYSGIRPIEPTLEDVFVSVLGAEKENDAHG, from the coding sequence ATGATGGCCGCCATCCGAACAGAGAATCTGACCAAGGTCTTCGACCATGTTCCGGCGGTGGACCGTTTGACACTGTCTGTCGGCGAAGGCGAGATCTTCGGCCTTGTCGGCCCAGACGGCGCCGGAAAAACGACGACCATGCGCCTCTTGACCGGCATCATGGACCCGACTGCGGGCGACGCGTGGGTGTCCGGCCGGCATACCTTCCGTGAAGCGGAGGCCGTCAAGGAGGATATCGGCTACATGAGCCAGCGCTTCGGGCTGTATCCGGATCTGACGGTAATGGAAAACATTGATTTTTACGCGGACATCTACGGTGTGCCGCGAAAAGGTCGTGCCGCGAAAATCGACCGCCTGTTGTCTTTCAGTAATCTGACGCCCTTCAAAAAGCGCCACGCCGGGAATCTTTCAGGCGGGATGAAGCAAAAACTGGGACTGGCCTGCGCCCTGATCCACACCCCCAGGGTCCTGTTCCTCGACGAACCTACCAACGGCGTCGATCCTGTCTCCCGACGCGATTTCTGGCGGATCCTTTATCAACTTTTGAGGGAAAAGGTCACCATCTTCGTTTCCACCGCCTACCTGGACGAGGCCGAACGCTGCAACCGTCTTGGCCTGCTCGACAAAGGCCACCTGCTCGCCTTGGGGACCCCAGATGAGGTCAAACGGTTGATGCGCGGGACGATTCTGGAGGTGCGTGCCGCCGTTGCCCGCCACGCCGCCGCGCTCTTACGGAGGGCGCTCGGCCCGGATTCGGTCAGCCTCTTCGGCGACAAGGTCCATGTGGTGACCTCCTCCCCCGAAGCCGCCGCTCGTAACGTAGCCGCCATCCTGCGGGATGGGCGCTGCGAATACTCGGGCATCCGGCCGATCGAGCCCACCCTCGAAGATGTCTTCGTCTCCGTGCTCGGGGCAGAGAAGGAGAATGACGCCCATGGCTAA
- a CDS encoding Transcriptional regulator, TetR family — protein MRASKTETEARQEQIVEAALELIGSEGVYALSIAGIAERVGIVPSALYRHFKSKDDVLDAVLEMLRTRLMHNIAAVRKETPGTLARLEALLLRHAGMLNEHRAIPHVVFSDGIYTGHPGRKAKVAAIITNYLHHIQEIIEEGKQEGSIRADVAPATASILFLGVILPAAILWNVSGGAFDVISHVENAWPAFRRCIAAEV, from the coding sequence ATGAGAGCGTCAAAGACAGAGACGGAAGCGCGGCAGGAGCAGATCGTAGAGGCAGCCCTCGAACTGATCGGATCCGAAGGGGTCTACGCCCTCAGTATCGCCGGCATCGCCGAGCGTGTCGGCATTGTGCCATCGGCCCTTTACCGTCATTTCAAGAGCAAGGACGACGTCCTGGATGCGGTGCTGGAGATGCTCAGGACCCGCCTGATGCATAACATCGCAGCGGTCCGGAAGGAAACGCCAGGAACGCTTGCGCGCCTCGAGGCGCTGTTGCTCCGTCATGCCGGCATGTTGAACGAACACCGGGCCATCCCGCACGTGGTGTTTTCGGACGGCATCTATACCGGCCATCCCGGCAGAAAGGCAAAAGTTGCTGCGATTATTACAAATTATCTGCACCATATCCAGGAGATCATTGAAGAGGGAAAACAAGAAGGCTCGATCCGCGCAGATGTCGCCCCTGCCACCGCATCGATCCTGTTTCTGGGCGTCATCCTGCCTGCCGCAATCCTCTGGAATGTGTCGGGGGGTGCCTTCGATGTGATCTCCCATGTGGAAAACGCCTGGCCTGCTTTCCGCAGATGCATCGCCGCAGAGGTTTGA
- a CDS encoding Exo-beta-1,3-glucanase (fragment) has product MLNRSNILIGISVAILTISLWAFLNRPEQEPRWPPRIQGFSFSPMRAGDDPVQSIYPSEEEIDADLALLSGTTHAIRTYTVDGVQGRISELAERHDINVALGAWIDARLDRNEEEIQRLLKILANPHNIVRVIVGNEAVLRNDVPLEQLFTYLDRVRRATDIPVSTAEPWHVWVKNPELAEHVDYLAVHMLPYWEGIHVDRAVDYVVERIDELKTLFPGKPIVIAEVGWPSNGRTRVSAVASMSNEATFLRRFLDRAGKEGYIYYVMEAFDQPWKRTTAESARSVRQRGI; this is encoded by the coding sequence ATGCTGAATCGTTCAAACATCCTGATCGGCATTTCGGTGGCGATCCTCACCATCTCTCTGTGGGCGTTCCTGAACCGCCCCGAGCAGGAGCCGCGCTGGCCTCCGCGGATCCAGGGCTTTTCGTTTTCCCCCATGCGGGCGGGAGACGACCCGGTGCAATCGATCTACCCGAGCGAAGAGGAAATCGATGCCGACCTGGCCCTCCTCTCCGGCACGACCCACGCCATCCGCACTTACACCGTGGACGGCGTCCAGGGCCGGATATCGGAACTCGCTGAAAGACACGACATCAATGTGGCGCTGGGGGCCTGGATCGACGCCCGGCTCGACCGGAATGAAGAGGAGATCCAGCGACTCCTGAAAATCCTCGCCAACCCACACAACATCGTGCGCGTCATCGTGGGAAACGAGGCCGTCCTCCGGAACGACGTCCCGCTCGAACAGCTGTTCACCTATCTCGACCGCGTGCGCAGGGCCACCGACATCCCCGTCAGCACGGCGGAGCCCTGGCACGTCTGGGTCAAGAACCCTGAGCTTGCGGAGCACGTCGACTACCTCGCCGTCCACATGCTCCCCTATTGGGAAGGCATCCATGTCGACAGGGCAGTGGACTACGTCGTCGAGCGGATCGACGAACTGAAGACGCTGTTTCCCGGCAAACCCATCGTGATTGCGGAGGTCGGCTGGCCCAGCAACGGGCGGACCCGGGTGTCGGCCGTGGCCTCGATGTCCAACGAGGCGACGTTCCTGAGGCGCTTTCTGGATCGGGCCGGGAAAGAGGGTTACATCTACTATGTCATGGAGGCCTTCGATCAGCCCTGGAAGCGGACCACCGCGGAATCGGCACGATCGGTTCGACAAAGGGGAATTTAA
- a CDS encoding conserved hypothetical protein (Evidence 4 : Unknown function but conserved in other organisms), which yields MKVLFIITTEDGETIYNAMRLANVGVKKGDEVSVFMLGKGVLFEQAGSDQFDVMGQMNQFEGDFYV from the coding sequence ATGAAGGTGTTGTTCATCATTACCACGGAGGACGGGGAGACCATTTACAACGCCATGAGGCTGGCCAATGTCGGCGTGAAGAAGGGGGACGAGGTCAGCGTCTTCATGCTGGGCAAAGGAGTCCTTTTCGAACAGGCCGGCAGTGATCAGTTCGACGTCATGGGGCAGATGAACCAGTTCGAGGGTGATTTCTATGTCTGA
- a CDS encoding conserved membrane hypothetical protein (Evidence 4 : Unknown function but conserved in other organisms) — MNTLRIRAVSRKEFLHIIRDPRSLGMSIAIPMLLLLLFGFALTLDVDDVPLAVWDQDHSQASRELLSRFTGSPYFSRSLDARNYSELENAVDSGKALAALVIPTGFGGKIASGREAPVQLIVDGSDSNTATIAIGYADVVAMVYSQDVALDITRRLGGTEWTQPLDVRPRVWFNADLESKNYIIPGLIAVIMMVIAALLTSLTIAREWERGTMEQLISTPVKGPELILGKLLPYFAIGMFDVLLAVLMGEFLFDVPLRGNAALLFAMAAVFLVGALSLGLLISVSTKSQLLASQLAMVMTFLPAFLLSGFMYTVSNMPQFIQMVTYLIPARYFVALLKGIYLKGIGLQILYLEAALLTLFGIMMIAMANVKFRKKLV, encoded by the coding sequence ATGAATACGCTCCGAATCCGGGCGGTATCCCGCAAGGAATTCCTTCATATCATCCGGGACCCGCGTAGCCTCGGCATGTCGATTGCCATCCCGATGCTGCTCCTCCTCCTTTTTGGTTTTGCGTTGACGCTCGATGTCGACGACGTCCCCCTGGCGGTCTGGGATCAGGACCACTCGCAGGCTAGCCGAGAGTTGCTCAGCCGCTTTACAGGCTCGCCATATTTCTCGCGTTCCCTGGATGCGCGCAATTACTCGGAGCTCGAAAACGCCGTGGATTCGGGTAAAGCACTGGCGGCACTGGTGATCCCCACGGGCTTCGGCGGAAAGATCGCATCGGGCCGGGAAGCCCCGGTACAGCTGATCGTCGATGGAAGCGACTCCAACACCGCCACTATCGCCATCGGATACGCCGATGTCGTTGCGATGGTCTATTCACAGGATGTGGCGCTCGACATCACCCGGCGTCTAGGGGGAACCGAATGGACTCAGCCGCTCGATGTAAGGCCCAGGGTGTGGTTCAACGCGGATCTCGAGTCGAAGAACTACATCATTCCGGGGCTGATCGCGGTCATCATGATGGTCATCGCCGCCCTGTTGACATCCCTCACCATCGCGCGCGAGTGGGAAAGAGGCACCATGGAACAGTTGATTTCAACCCCCGTCAAAGGACCGGAGCTGATTCTCGGCAAACTGCTTCCCTATTTCGCGATCGGGATGTTCGACGTCCTGCTGGCGGTGCTGATGGGCGAGTTCCTTTTCGATGTCCCCCTGCGCGGCAATGCAGCGCTTCTTTTCGCAATGGCAGCCGTCTTTCTGGTAGGCGCACTCTCGCTTGGCCTGCTGATCAGCGTCTCCACCAAGAGTCAGCTGCTGGCGAGCCAGCTCGCCATGGTGATGACATTCCTGCCGGCGTTCCTCCTCTCCGGTTTCATGTACACGGTCAGCAACATGCCCCAATTCATCCAGATGGTCACCTACCTGATTCCGGCCCGGTACTTCGTGGCCCTACTCAAGGGCATTTATCTAAAAGGCATCGGCCTGCAGATCCTTTACCTCGAAGCCGCGCTTCTCACGTTATTCGGGATCATGATGATCGCGATGGCCAATGTAAAGTTCAGGAAGAAGCTGGTGTGA
- a CDS encoding conserved hypothetical protein (Evidence 4 : Unknown function but conserved in other organisms), with translation MVHCGQQRGTEQWPLILTGTLAAFLGVMAGRRFLHKITMSTIQALTGGLLVVIALALAIGVI, from the coding sequence ATGGTCCATTGCGGGCAGCAGAGGGGGACCGAACAGTGGCCCCTGATTCTCACGGGTACCCTCGCCGCCTTTCTCGGTGTCATGGCCGGCAGGCGCTTCCTTCACAAGATCACCATGTCGACGATCCAGGCCCTGACCGGCGGGCTCCTGGTGGTGATTGCCCTGGCGTTGGCGATCGGTGTGATTTGA
- a CDS encoding Exo-beta-1,3-glucanase (fragment): MGILLFCGMVGVILVLLTESHEWAEAIWITGRRRAIEPIVDCPDADLPFVSIHVPAYNEPPEMLKQTLDALATLDYPRFEVIVIDNNTKDPDIWRPVEAHCRELGPRFRFFHVDPLAGFKAGALNFALRQTAPEARVIGVIDSDYWVDPQWLRALAPHFRGDAYALVQAPQDYRDEHESLFKFMCYAEYRGFFYIGMITRNERNAIIQHGTMTLVLKNVLEEVGGWSEWCITEDAELGLRIFEEGYQGTYIPQSFGKGVMPDSFQDYRKQRFRWAYGAIQILRRHCGLICGLRKSRLTWGQRYHFLAGWLPWITDGLNLVFNLGAIAWSAAMIINPRKIDSPLMELSLLPLAFFAFKAAKMLYLYRTRVNATLRQTAAAALAGLALSHTIAKAVITGFFTSGLPFFRTPKWSRKNAFFQTLASAWQEAGLALVLWGSAVGVHLSKPIRDPDLNLWIVVLLVQSLPYCCAVIVAFISSLGKPSAAVPSGETEERRVHGRQSCSRETRP, from the coding sequence GTGGGGATCCTCCTGTTCTGCGGAATGGTGGGGGTCATTCTGGTCCTGCTGACCGAGTCCCACGAGTGGGCGGAAGCGATCTGGATCACCGGAAGACGGCGGGCCATCGAGCCGATTGTGGACTGCCCCGATGCCGACCTGCCGTTCGTCTCCATCCACGTCCCGGCCTACAACGAGCCTCCCGAGATGTTGAAACAGACCCTCGATGCCCTGGCCACCCTGGATTATCCCCGCTTCGAGGTCATCGTCATCGACAACAACACCAAAGACCCCGATATCTGGAGGCCGGTTGAAGCGCATTGCAGGGAACTGGGCCCGCGGTTCCGTTTTTTCCACGTGGACCCCCTGGCCGGGTTCAAGGCAGGGGCGCTGAATTTCGCCCTCCGGCAGACCGCTCCGGAGGCCCGGGTCATCGGCGTCATCGACAGCGACTATTGGGTCGACCCGCAGTGGCTGCGCGCCCTGGCGCCGCACTTCCGCGGGGATGCCTACGCGTTGGTCCAGGCCCCTCAGGATTACCGCGATGAGCACGAAAGCCTGTTCAAGTTCATGTGCTATGCGGAATACCGGGGCTTTTTCTACATCGGCATGATCACGCGAAACGAGCGCAATGCCATCATCCAGCACGGCACCATGACCCTCGTGCTCAAGAATGTGCTGGAGGAGGTCGGAGGATGGAGCGAATGGTGTATCACGGAGGACGCCGAACTGGGGCTGCGGATCTTCGAGGAGGGATATCAGGGCACATACATCCCTCAAAGCTTCGGAAAAGGCGTCATGCCCGACTCCTTCCAGGATTACAGGAAACAGCGGTTTCGCTGGGCCTATGGCGCCATCCAGATCCTCCGGCGCCATTGCGGCCTTATCTGCGGCCTGCGCAAGAGCAGGCTGACCTGGGGGCAGCGGTATCACTTTCTGGCCGGCTGGCTGCCATGGATCACCGACGGGCTCAACCTGGTCTTCAATCTGGGGGCGATCGCCTGGTCCGCCGCCATGATCATCAACCCGCGGAAGATCGACTCGCCGCTGATGGAGCTCTCCCTGCTGCCGCTCGCCTTCTTCGCCTTCAAGGCCGCCAAGATGCTCTACCTCTACCGCACGCGGGTGAACGCCACGCTCCGCCAGACCGCCGCAGCGGCCCTGGCGGGCCTGGCGCTCTCCCACACCATCGCAAAAGCCGTCATCACGGGGTTCTTCACCAGCGGTCTGCCGTTTTTCCGCACGCCCAAGTGGTCCCGCAAGAACGCCTTTTTCCAGACCCTGGCCTCGGCCTGGCAGGAGGCCGGCCTGGCTTTGGTGCTCTGGGGGTCGGCGGTCGGCGTCCATCTTTCCAAGCCGATTCGCGACCCGGATCTCAATCTGTGGATCGTGGTTCTGCTGGTCCAGTCGCTGCCCTACTGCTGCGCGGTCATCGTCGCCTTCATCAGTAGCCTTGGAAAACCGTCGGCGGCGGTTCCGAGCGGGGAAACGGAGGAGAGGAGGGTGCACGGTCGGCAATCTTGCAGCAGGGAGACGAGACCTTGA
- a CDS encoding conserved exported hypothetical protein (Evidence 4 : Unknown function but conserved in other organisms), with the protein MTKKKRILLILSSLIVITTAILTVQYRRHWSKGDSSRIDVSGNIEVRDAEISFKIAGLVIERPVSEGEAAEAGQIIARMESSDLIQDVALRRAELRAAQASLAELEAGYRPEEIAQGQAVMQKAQAHLDEFLSGSRPQEIAAAEAAVQNARVNADHLKTEFDRQSKLLNRNTISQREFDRAASEYERALANLRESQEHLKLVKEGPRREQIDQARAALSEARERYEMLKKGPRTETIEQARARVEQVKAALAAAEIRLGYATISAPFSGVVLSENVEAGEYVSPGTPVVTLGDIQNVWLRAYVNETDLGRVRLGQKVQITTDTYPGKSHEGRVSFIASDAEFTPKHVQTERERVKLVYRIKIDIPNPNMELKPGMPADGRILLNQEGE; encoded by the coding sequence ATGACCAAAAAGAAAAGAATCCTCCTCATCCTCTCCTCCCTGATAGTCATCACCACAGCCATTTTGACCGTGCAATACCGCCGGCACTGGTCAAAGGGCGATTCGAGCCGAATCGATGTCTCTGGAAACATCGAGGTGCGAGATGCGGAGATCAGCTTCAAAATCGCCGGCCTCGTCATCGAGCGTCCGGTCTCTGAAGGGGAGGCAGCCGAGGCAGGCCAGATCATCGCCCGCATGGAGAGCTCCGATCTCATCCAGGACGTCGCTCTTCGCAGGGCCGAACTGAGGGCGGCGCAGGCCTCTCTGGCCGAACTCGAGGCGGGCTACCGCCCGGAGGAAATCGCGCAGGGGCAGGCCGTCATGCAAAAGGCCCAGGCCCACCTGGACGAATTTCTGTCGGGATCGCGCCCGCAGGAGATCGCCGCTGCCGAGGCCGCCGTGCAGAATGCGCGCGTCAACGCGGATCATCTGAAGACCGAGTTCGATCGGCAATCGAAGCTTCTCAATCGGAATACGATTTCTCAGCGCGAATTCGACCGGGCCGCGTCGGAATACGAGCGAGCCCTGGCGAATTTGCGTGAATCGCAGGAGCACCTGAAGCTGGTAAAGGAGGGACCCCGCAGGGAGCAGATCGATCAGGCCCGGGCCGCCCTGAGCGAGGCGAGAGAACGCTACGAAATGCTCAAGAAGGGACCTCGGACGGAGACGATTGAACAGGCCCGTGCGCGCGTTGAGCAGGTGAAGGCCGCCCTCGCAGCCGCAGAGATCCGTCTGGGCTATGCAACCATCTCCGCCCCTTTTTCTGGCGTCGTTCTTTCCGAAAACGTGGAGGCCGGCGAGTACGTCTCCCCGGGCACACCCGTCGTGACACTAGGCGACATCCAAAACGTGTGGCTTCGCGCCTATGTCAACGAAACCGATCTTGGACGGGTCCGATTGGGCCAGAAGGTTCAGATAACCACGGACACCTATCCAGGGAAGTCCCACGAGGGACGTGTTTCGTTCATTGCATCGGATGCCGAATTTACACCCAAGCATGTCCAGACAGAAAGAGAACGGGTGAAGCTGGTCTATCGCATCAAAATCGACATCCCGAACCCGAACATGGAGCTGAAGCCGGGCATGCCGGCTGACGGACGTATTCTGCTGAATCAGGAAGGCGAATGA